In the genome of Rhodoferax sp. BAB1, one region contains:
- a CDS encoding amidohydrolase family protein, whose amino-acid sequence MLKNWLSPKTHAQGCNGFWFCSCAGLPIVPIVPGGGGGSTATGRAPVIIRGKRARTVDAHAHCYFQAGLDLMGAEAKGVLPPVKGVPEHFLQVDQQLAARFEAMDTMGIDLQVLSINPFWYKKDRETAEAICRVHNESFAELCANHPKRLAAFASLPMQFPELAAQMLEEAVKKYGLKGAAIGGSVAGDDFANPIYHPVLAKAQELGVMLFIHPQSTPELAARLKGNGWLSNVIGNPLDTTIALQKLIFEGVFDKYPELKVLGAHGGGFLGSYAPRMDRSCFVSPQNCNPDIVLKKKPTEYIRQIYFDSLVFTGEALRHLAAEVGASQIMIGTDHPIPWVEDPVGHVMATPELSDEDRLAILGENAIRVLGLTV is encoded by the coding sequence ATGCTCAAGAACTGGCTCTCCCCCAAAACCCATGCCCAAGGCTGCAACGGCTTCTGGTTCTGCAGCTGCGCGGGCCTGCCCATCGTGCCCATCGTGCCCGGCGGGGGCGGCGGTAGCACCGCTACGGGCCGCGCGCCGGTGATCATCCGCGGCAAGCGTGCCCGCACGGTGGATGCGCACGCCCATTGCTATTTCCAGGCCGGCCTGGACCTGATGGGCGCCGAAGCCAAAGGCGTGCTGCCGCCCGTCAAAGGCGTGCCCGAGCATTTCCTGCAGGTGGACCAGCAACTGGCCGCGCGCTTCGAGGCCATGGACACCATGGGCATCGACCTGCAGGTGCTCAGCATCAACCCCTTCTGGTACAAAAAAGATCGCGAGACCGCCGAGGCGATCTGCCGTGTCCACAACGAGAGTTTTGCCGAGCTGTGCGCGAACCACCCCAAGCGCCTGGCCGCCTTTGCCTCGCTGCCCATGCAGTTCCCCGAGCTTGCGGCGCAGATGCTGGAAGAGGCGGTGAAGAAATACGGCCTCAAGGGCGCGGCCATCGGCGGCAGCGTGGCCGGGGATGACTTCGCCAACCCGATCTACCACCCCGTGCTGGCCAAGGCGCAGGAACTGGGCGTGATGCTGTTCATCCACCCGCAGAGCACCCCCGAACTGGCGGCCCGCCTCAAGGGCAATGGCTGGCTGTCCAATGTGATCGGCAACCCGCTGGACACGACCATCGCCCTGCAGAAGCTGATCTTCGAAGGCGTCTTCGACAAATACCCCGAGCTCAAGGTGCTGGGCGCCCATGGCGGTGGTTTCCTCGGCTCCTACGCGCCGCGCATGGACCGCAGCTGTTTCGTCTCGCCGCAGAACTGCAACCCCGACATCGTGCTCAAGAAGAAGCCGACGGAATACATCCGCCAGATCTACTTCGACTCGCTGGTCTTCACCGGCGAAGCCCTGCGCCACCTCGCGGCCGAGGTGGGCGCGAGCCAGATCATGATCGGCACCGACCACCCCATCCCCTGGGTGGAAGACCCCGTGGGCCATGTGATGGCCACCCCCGAACTCAGCGACGAAGACCGCCTGGCCATCCTGGGCGAGAACGCGATCCGCGTGCTGGGGCTCACGGTTTGA
- a CDS encoding tripartite tricarboxylate transporter substrate binding protein — protein MKQLSTCTRRLALSLAAAAGLALVAPAQAQSGYPNKPIRMIVPLGAGSAVDVAARLLAQKMSENMGQAIVVENITGASGIIGADRLAKSAPDGYTIGGFNDSVLTMVPNLNSKTPFNPVTDFAHISQVATIEFSVAVPADSKYKTAAELVAAAKAAPGQITYASGGNGSPQHLGGALFAAHTGIDIKHVPYRDASQAAQGVAGNQVDMTVQGIATVAALAKGGKLRLVGVMADSRQPEYPDTMTLKEQGIQGFDFSTWFALTAPKGTPKEILERLQREVVKALADPMVKERYAGLGLKPNGTTPEQLTALVGSQLARYGKAIRDNNIKAE, from the coding sequence ATGAAACAACTTTCCACCTGCACGCGACGCCTCGCCCTGTCGCTGGCGGCTGCGGCCGGCCTGGCCCTGGTCGCACCGGCCCAGGCCCAGAGCGGCTACCCCAACAAACCCATTCGCATGATCGTGCCGCTGGGCGCGGGCAGCGCGGTCGACGTGGCGGCACGGCTGCTGGCGCAGAAGATGTCCGAGAACATGGGCCAGGCCATCGTGGTCGAGAACATCACGGGTGCCTCGGGCATCATCGGCGCCGACCGCCTGGCCAAGTCGGCCCCGGACGGTTACACCATCGGCGGCTTCAACGACAGCGTGCTGACCATGGTGCCGAACCTGAACTCGAAGACGCCGTTCAACCCGGTGACCGACTTTGCTCACATCTCGCAGGTCGCCACCATCGAGTTCAGCGTGGCTGTGCCGGCCGACTCGAAGTACAAGACCGCCGCCGAACTGGTGGCCGCCGCCAAGGCTGCGCCGGGCCAGATCACCTACGCCTCGGGCGGCAACGGCAGCCCGCAACACCTGGGCGGCGCGCTGTTCGCGGCGCACACCGGCATCGATATCAAGCACGTGCCCTACCGCGACGCCAGCCAGGCGGCCCAGGGCGTGGCCGGCAACCAGGTCGACATGACCGTGCAGGGCATCGCCACCGTGGCCGCTCTGGCCAAGGGCGGCAAGCTGCGCCTGGTGGGCGTGATGGCCGACAGCCGCCAGCCCGAGTATCCGGACACCATGACGCTCAAGGAGCAGGGCATCCAGGGTTTCGACTTCAGCACCTGGTTTGCGCTGACCGCACCCAAGGGCACCCCGAAGGAGATCCTCGAGCGCCTGCAGCGTGAAGTGGTCAAGGCCCTGGCCGACCCCATGGTCAAGGAGCGTTACGCCGGCCTGGGCCTCAAGCCCAACGGCACCACCCCCGAGCAGCTGACGGCGCTCGTGGGCAGCCAGCTGGCACGCTACGGCAAGGCCATCCGCGACAACAACATCAAGGCCGAGTAA